Proteins from a single region of Kitasatospora sp. NBC_01287:
- a CDS encoding endonuclease domain-containing protein: protein MPAIHHRNCQHSAYRLTCEDFEAIWEHAGGKCEICRAAPTEERHGGLVIDHAGEYSYFAVRGLLCRKCNRLMGEVDSGRVKDERAYAYWENAWFVRVLRQRHAANIADRRARRWSTPVEGEDNPQD, encoded by the coding sequence ATGCCCGCCATCCACCACAGGAACTGCCAGCACAGCGCCTACCGTCTGACCTGCGAAGACTTCGAGGCTATCTGGGAACACGCGGGCGGAAAGTGCGAGATCTGCCGAGCAGCGCCAACAGAAGAGCGCCACGGGGGGTTGGTCATCGACCATGCCGGTGAGTACAGCTACTTCGCCGTCCGAGGGCTGCTCTGTCGAAAGTGCAACCGCCTTATGGGCGAGGTGGACAGCGGGCGCGTGAAGGACGAGCGGGCATACGCCTACTGGGAGAATGCGTGGTTCGTTCGCGTGCTGCGCCAGCGACATGCCGCCAACATTGCTGATCGCCGCGCACGTCGCTGGTCCACGCCCGTCGAAGGTGAAGACAACCCCCAGGACTGA
- a CDS encoding AP2 domain-containing protein has translation MTAIAVPAKAGDVYVDILLDEEDVARLAGRKLSIGSHGYAQMWDGQVMLLHRWLMNVPAGTGYRVIVDHINHDILDCRRENLRIVTPTESNLNRRVAARDLPLGVYRDRGGKRYVAKIKRHRKSRNLGTFDTPDQAAEAVEAARRELDRGAFAAPPPAAA, from the coding sequence ATGACCGCCATAGCCGTCCCCGCCAAGGCCGGAGACGTCTACGTCGACATCCTCTTGGATGAGGAGGACGTCGCCCGGCTCGCTGGCCGCAAGCTCTCCATCGGCTCCCACGGCTACGCCCAGATGTGGGACGGCCAGGTCATGCTCCTCCACCGCTGGCTCATGAACGTCCCAGCTGGCACCGGCTATCGCGTGATCGTCGACCACATCAACCACGACATCCTCGACTGCCGCCGCGAGAACCTGCGGATCGTCACGCCCACCGAGTCCAATCTCAACCGGCGTGTTGCGGCCCGGGATCTACCTCTCGGCGTCTACCGCGACCGGGGCGGCAAGCGCTACGTCGCCAAGATCAAGCGCCACCGCAAGTCCCGGAACCTCGGCACCTTCGACACCCCGGACCAGGCTGCGGAAGCCGTCGAGGCCGCCCGCAGGGAACTTGACCGGGGCGCGTTCGCTGCTCCCCCGCCAGCCGCGGCCTGA
- a CDS encoding single-stranded DNA-binding protein, giving the protein MSAPITLTGRLGQDPELRFSPSGTAIVKLSIVTSRRTKDDQGNWSDTDVTWWDCTGFRQLAENVASSLAKGMTVIAAGRVVQDNWQDKDGQKRSKLAIKLDAIGPDLNRATARVEKANSQQQGGGQQRQAPQQDPWNQGGQPQGQQGGWGGGGSQGGSGWGASQNNDQAPF; this is encoded by the coding sequence ATGAGCGCCCCCATCACCCTCACCGGCCGCCTCGGACAGGATCCCGAGCTGCGTTTCAGTCCCAGCGGCACAGCGATTGTGAAGCTCAGCATCGTCACCTCCCGGCGCACCAAGGACGACCAGGGCAACTGGTCGGACACCGACGTCACCTGGTGGGACTGCACCGGGTTCCGGCAGCTCGCCGAAAACGTCGCCTCCTCACTCGCCAAAGGCATGACGGTGATCGCCGCCGGCCGGGTCGTCCAGGACAACTGGCAGGACAAGGACGGCCAGAAGCGTTCCAAGCTCGCCATCAAGCTCGACGCCATCGGCCCCGACCTCAACCGGGCCACCGCCCGCGTCGAGAAGGCCAACTCCCAGCAGCAGGGCGGAGGGCAGCAGCGCCAGGCTCCGCAGCAGGACCCGTGGAACCAGGGCGGGCAGCCGCAGGGCCAGCAGGGCGGCTGGGGCGGCGGCGGATCGCAGGGCGGCAGCGGCTGGGGTGCGTCGCAGAACAACGATCAGGCGCCGTTCTGA
- a CDS encoding SLOG family protein → MTARVLVTGSRSWPDAAAVEAALLEAWHDALQAGHDGIVVVHGGCPTGADRLAWEWAAARDVMVEVHVAGWAQHGRAAGPLRNQAMVAAGAVVCLAFPLGRSVGTRDCMRRAAAAGIPVRDLGARR, encoded by the coding sequence GTGACGGCCCGGGTGTTGGTGACGGGTAGCCGGTCCTGGCCTGACGCCGCAGCGGTGGAGGCGGCGCTGCTGGAAGCCTGGCACGACGCTCTGCAGGCCGGGCACGACGGGATTGTCGTGGTGCACGGCGGCTGTCCGACGGGCGCGGATCGTTTGGCGTGGGAGTGGGCTGCTGCGCGCGACGTGATGGTCGAGGTGCACGTGGCGGGCTGGGCGCAGCACGGTCGGGCGGCGGGTCCGTTGCGGAACCAGGCGATGGTTGCTGCTGGTGCGGTGGTGTGTCTCGCGTTCCCGTTGGGCCGGTCGGTCGGCACGCGGGATTGCATGCGGCGTGCGGCTGCGGCTGGGATTCCGGTGCGGGATCTGGGGGCTCGGCGGTGA
- a CDS encoding exonuclease domain-containing protein: MSWQLGPRAAFDLETTGVDVEQDRIVTAAVIYIDGTTVKPRTWLLNPGIEIPIDATKIHGISTAQAEAEGMDAAKGVEEIATAVAELVTAGVPLVGHNVSYDLTLLDRECRRHGLGGLEDICGQPIRPVIDTRVLDQQVLTRRKRVSAEQGARVLKTVAQVFGLSWDDEAAHGCEFDAMVSARVAWWIGEIAHRGPSGYPAWVLSNRYARFGTVAGLSLDELHDRQVVWAREQAASLQEWFRTAPAERGGDPNAVVDGSWPLRPFRQAVAASGAALPPP; encoded by the coding sequence ATGAGTTGGCAGCTGGGTCCGCGAGCAGCCTTCGACCTAGAAACAACCGGCGTGGACGTCGAGCAGGACCGGATCGTCACCGCTGCTGTGATCTACATCGACGGCACCACGGTCAAGCCGCGCACGTGGCTGCTCAACCCTGGTATCGAGATTCCGATCGACGCCACGAAGATTCATGGCATCAGCACGGCCCAGGCCGAGGCCGAGGGCATGGATGCCGCCAAGGGGGTCGAGGAGATCGCCACTGCGGTCGCCGAACTCGTTACGGCCGGGGTACCGCTCGTCGGGCACAACGTGTCATACGACCTGACGCTCCTCGACCGGGAGTGCCGGCGCCACGGGCTGGGCGGTCTGGAGGACATCTGCGGCCAGCCAATCCGGCCGGTCATCGACACCCGGGTTCTCGACCAGCAGGTTCTGACGCGACGTAAGCGTGTCTCGGCTGAGCAGGGCGCCCGGGTCCTGAAGACGGTGGCTCAGGTCTTCGGGTTGTCGTGGGACGACGAGGCCGCACATGGCTGCGAGTTCGACGCGATGGTGTCGGCCCGAGTCGCGTGGTGGATCGGTGAGATCGCGCACCGTGGCCCGTCCGGATATCCGGCGTGGGTGCTGTCTAACCGGTACGCCCGGTTCGGCACCGTCGCAGGCCTGTCTCTGGATGAATTGCACGACCGGCAGGTGGTGTGGGCCAGGGAGCAGGCGGCATCGCTTCAGGAGTGGTTCCGTACGGCTCCAGCTGAGCGGGGCGGGGATCCGAACGCTGTGGTGGACGGCAGTTGGCCTCTGCGTCCTTTCCGTCAGGCGGTGGCGGCCAGCGGGGCCGCCCTTCCGCCGCCGTAA
- a CDS encoding WhiB family transcriptional regulator has translation MSRARFLFDTSVPNWHYDADCRDHDPELWFADGTGKATAYKDLLYAKSICDACPVRQLCLDDVMRQEGGIAAEGRHGIRAGLTPDERYQQHRRNNRKKAAA, from the coding sequence GTGAGCAGGGCCCGGTTCCTCTTCGACACCAGCGTCCCGAACTGGCACTACGACGCCGACTGCCGCGACCACGACCCGGAACTGTGGTTCGCCGATGGCACCGGCAAGGCCACCGCCTACAAGGACCTGCTCTACGCCAAGAGCATCTGCGATGCCTGCCCTGTCAGGCAGCTCTGCCTGGACGACGTGATGCGCCAAGAGGGCGGCATCGCGGCCGAAGGCCGCCACGGCATCCGCGCCGGCCTCACGCCCGACGAGCGGTACCAGCAGCACCGCCGCAACAACCGCAAGAAAGCCGCGGCGTGA